Proteins encoded within one genomic window of Sphingomonas cannabina:
- a CDS encoding TonB-dependent receptor: MAKHRTGRTAGRAFSCALVLASVPAYAADASSEGADTPQQQDIVVTGTLDKQGYVPTSTGAAKVPIALKDLPQSVSVVPAAVLQDQRALSLQDALKNVPGVGFSHGDGQRDQVTIRGFTAIADQFVDGFRDDGLYFRDLSNVERIEVVKGPAAVLYGRGSSGGLINRVTKKPDVDIASAAVSAGSFDTYRGELDIGQFDERSGVGFRLTGAYEDDDSFRSQQFLKRVALAPSLVLGQGKDTTLLVQADYLLDRRLTDFGIPAINGRPVDVPRSTYYGAANARDADVSRSEVLSQSITLVHRFSDSLSFRNGFRHYRFTLDRHNTNATGVNAAAGTVTLSHGGIARDEDGWSNQSELTQKLDLAGTHHTLLYGFEIARQVKDAKTLQSRVVAVTDILDPVLPTVNNAAFTQLSASTLSTFDTRGLYVQDLIDFGHGIKAMLGLRHDWFIQKTDQRLPGQPDLERTDRKFSPRAGLIFQPDDNQSYYASWSRSFQPSAETFALAANNADIAPEQTTNKEVGAKYSLLDQHLSIQVAGFVLRRTGIKGTDPATNTIVPIGTQRTRGVELSAALDLPSGLRVIAGYSYLDTRVTASATPTFIGKRATITPRNQANLFVTKTILKDYGVGAGANYVGDRWADPQNTTVLPHYFTADAMAWANLGPARFQINAYNLFDKHYIVSGHGTSALLNLPGAPRTILGTVRFAM; the protein is encoded by the coding sequence ATGGCAAAGCACCGCACCGGCCGAACCGCGGGTCGGGCGTTTTCCTGCGCTCTCGTTCTCGCAAGCGTTCCGGCCTATGCCGCGGATGCCTCGTCGGAAGGTGCCGACACGCCCCAGCAGCAGGACATCGTCGTCACCGGGACGCTGGACAAGCAGGGCTATGTTCCGACCAGCACCGGTGCGGCAAAGGTCCCGATCGCGTTGAAGGATCTGCCGCAGTCGGTGTCGGTCGTGCCGGCCGCGGTGCTCCAGGATCAGCGCGCGCTCTCGCTCCAGGACGCGCTCAAGAACGTGCCCGGCGTCGGCTTCTCCCACGGCGACGGCCAGCGCGATCAGGTGACGATCCGCGGCTTCACCGCCATCGCCGACCAGTTCGTCGACGGCTTCCGCGACGACGGCCTCTATTTCCGCGACCTCTCCAACGTGGAGCGGATCGAGGTCGTCAAGGGGCCGGCGGCGGTCCTCTATGGCCGTGGCTCGTCGGGCGGCCTCATCAACCGCGTCACCAAGAAGCCCGACGTGGACATCGCCTCCGCCGCCGTTTCGGCCGGGTCGTTCGACACATATCGCGGCGAACTAGACATCGGCCAGTTCGATGAACGCTCGGGCGTGGGCTTCCGCCTGACCGGCGCCTATGAGGATGACGACAGCTTCCGCAGCCAGCAGTTCCTCAAACGGGTCGCGCTGGCGCCGTCGCTCGTGCTCGGCCAGGGCAAGGACACGACCCTGTTGGTCCAGGCAGACTATCTGCTGGACCGGCGGCTCACCGACTTCGGTATTCCCGCAATCAACGGGCGTCCGGTCGATGTCCCGCGGTCGACCTATTACGGCGCGGCCAATGCGCGCGACGCCGACGTCAGCCGGTCGGAGGTGCTGTCGCAGTCGATCACGCTGGTGCATCGCTTTTCCGACAGCCTGAGCTTCCGCAACGGCTTCCGCCATTATCGCTTCACGCTCGACCGCCACAACACCAACGCGACCGGGGTGAACGCCGCGGCCGGCACCGTGACGCTCAGCCACGGCGGCATCGCACGCGACGAGGACGGCTGGTCGAACCAGTCCGAACTCACGCAGAAGCTGGACCTCGCCGGAACGCACCACACGTTGCTCTACGGCTTCGAGATCGCCCGGCAGGTCAAGGATGCGAAGACGTTGCAATCGCGCGTCGTCGCGGTCACCGACATCCTCGATCCGGTCCTGCCGACCGTCAACAACGCCGCTTTCACGCAGCTCAGCGCCAGCACGCTGTCGACCTTCGACACGCGCGGCCTCTACGTCCAGGACCTGATCGACTTCGGCCATGGCATCAAGGCAATGTTGGGCCTGCGCCACGACTGGTTCATCCAGAAGACGGATCAGCGCCTGCCCGGCCAGCCGGACCTCGAGCGCACCGACCGCAAGTTCTCGCCTCGCGCCGGCCTGATCTTCCAGCCGGACGACAACCAGTCCTATTATGCGTCGTGGAGCCGCAGCTTTCAGCCATCCGCCGAGACGTTCGCGCTCGCCGCCAACAACGCCGATATCGCGCCCGAGCAGACGACCAACAAGGAAGTCGGCGCGAAATACTCGCTGCTGGACCAGCATCTCTCGATCCAGGTTGCCGGCTTCGTCCTGCGGCGCACCGGCATCAAGGGCACCGATCCGGCCACCAACACCATCGTTCCGATCGGCACGCAGCGCACACGCGGGGTGGAGCTGTCGGCGGCGCTCGACCTGCCGTCAGGGCTGCGCGTGATCGCCGGCTATTCCTACCTCGACACGCGTGTGACGGCGTCAGCCACACCAACCTTCATCGGCAAGCGCGCGACGATCACCCCAAGGAACCAGGCCAATCTCTTCGTCACCAAGACCATCCTCAAGGATTACGGTGTCGGCGCGGGTGCGAACTACGTCGGCGACCGCTGGGCCGATCCCCAGAACACGACGGTGCTGCCGCATTATTTCACCGCCGACGCGATGGCCTGGGCCAATCTTGGCCCGGCGCGGTTCCAGATCAACGCCTATAACCTATTCGACAAGCACTACATCGTGTCGGGTCATGGCACGTCCGCGCTGCTCAACCTGCCAGGCGCACCTCGGACGATCCTCGGGACGGTGCGTTTTGCCATGTAG
- a CDS encoding alpha-L-fucosidase, producing the protein MGITRRQAVGGVLAAGAMAGVSKTASAACGVATAPAGRAARVALPRAFTPDWASLTAGYTVPDWFRDAKFGIWAHWDAQCVPAAGDWYARNMYVQGHPAYEHHLRHYGHPADVGFMEIQNQWKAERWDPARLLDLYQRAGAKYFMALANHHDNFDCYASTYHPWNSTRVGPKKDIVGTWEKLARERGLRFGVSNHSAHAWHWNQAAYGYDPEGPRRGQRYDAFRLTKADGRGKWWDGLDPQQLYTGRGAYMPDGVTTIAEAKAWHEANDGLWSEGVPDRPEFVRSWFLRCRELIDRYRPDLVYFDNFDLPLEQAGLDVTAHFYNQSMRWNGGRLEAVVTAKGTPPQRRMGIVDDVERGGKTYIETYPWQTDTCIGDWHYSRKVYEEDGYKSAQTVIHTLCDVVSKNGNLMLSIPIRGDGTIDDKEERILEGLAAWMQPYGDAIYGSRPWRLHGEGPAGGGGGNFSEGGPKSRFGARDVRYVVKDGNLHALVLGWPEDGIARMELLGAGNPVGRGEVARVTLPGDASPLPFTRKQGALEVRLPDARRNEIGIALVISGPGLAA; encoded by the coding sequence ATGGGCATCACGCGCAGGCAAGCAGTTGGCGGCGTGCTCGCCGCGGGGGCTATGGCGGGTGTGTCGAAGACGGCGTCGGCCGCCTGCGGTGTCGCCACCGCGCCGGCAGGACGTGCCGCCCGGGTCGCCCTGCCCCGCGCCTTCACGCCCGATTGGGCATCGTTGACGGCCGGCTACACCGTCCCCGACTGGTTCCGCGATGCCAAGTTCGGCATCTGGGCGCATTGGGACGCGCAATGCGTGCCGGCCGCGGGCGACTGGTATGCGCGCAACATGTATGTCCAGGGGCATCCCGCCTACGAACATCACCTCCGGCACTATGGCCATCCGGCCGACGTCGGCTTCATGGAGATCCAGAACCAGTGGAAGGCCGAACGCTGGGACCCGGCGCGGCTGCTCGATCTCTACCAGCGCGCCGGCGCGAAATATTTCATGGCGCTCGCCAACCACCACGACAATTTCGACTGCTATGCGTCGACCTATCATCCCTGGAATTCGACCCGCGTGGGGCCGAAGAAGGACATCGTCGGCACCTGGGAGAAGCTGGCGCGCGAGCGCGGGCTGCGCTTCGGCGTCTCCAACCATTCCGCTCATGCCTGGCACTGGAACCAGGCGGCCTATGGCTATGATCCCGAGGGGCCCCGGCGCGGGCAGCGCTACGACGCGTTCCGCCTGACCAAGGCGGACGGCCGCGGCAAATGGTGGGACGGGCTCGACCCGCAGCAACTCTACACCGGGCGCGGCGCGTACATGCCCGACGGCGTCACCACCATCGCCGAGGCGAAGGCTTGGCACGAGGCCAACGACGGGCTGTGGAGCGAAGGCGTACCGGATCGGCCCGAGTTCGTGCGCAGCTGGTTCCTGCGCTGCCGCGAGCTGATCGACCGGTACCGGCCCGACCTCGTCTATTTCGACAATTTCGACCTGCCGCTCGAACAGGCGGGGCTCGACGTCACCGCCCATTTCTACAACCAGAGCATGCGCTGGAATGGCGGCCGGCTCGAAGCGGTGGTGACCGCCAAAGGCACCCCGCCGCAGCGGCGGATGGGCATCGTCGACGACGTCGAGCGCGGCGGCAAGACCTATATCGAGACCTATCCCTGGCAGACCGACACCTGCATCGGCGACTGGCATTACAGCCGCAAGGTCTATGAAGAGGACGGCTACAAGTCGGCGCAGACCGTGATCCACACCCTTTGCGACGTCGTGTCGAAGAACGGCAATCTGATGCTCAGCATCCCCATACGTGGCGACGGCACCATCGACGACAAGGAGGAGCGGATCCTCGAAGGGCTTGCCGCCTGGATGCAGCCCTATGGCGATGCGATCTACGGCAGCCGTCCCTGGCGCCTCCACGGCGAAGGGCCGGCGGGCGGCGGCGGCGGCAATTTCTCCGAAGGCGGCCCGAAGTCGCGCTTCGGCGCCAGGGACGTGCGCTATGTCGTCAAGGACGGCAATCTCCACGCACTGGTGCTCGGCTGGCCCGAGGACGGGATCGCACGGATGGAGCTGCTCGGCGCCGGTAATCCCGTCGGTCGGGGCGAAGTCGCCCGCGTGACGCTGCCGGGCGATGCCAGTCCCCTGCCCTTCACGCGCAAGCAAGGCGCGCTCGAGGTGCGCCTGCCGGATGCGCGCCGTAACGAGATCGGCATCGCGCTGGTGATCAGTGGCCCCGGCCTCGCGGCCTGA
- a CDS encoding NAD(P)-dependent oxidoreductase, producing MTKEKIAVLGLGIMGSGMARQLLAAGFDVTVWNRSPGKAAPLTQAGARAAATPAEAVADAAIVVAMLADDSVSRAVWMGEGGALAAMAPGAIAIESSTLTGAWIADLAQAASARGVRFLEAPVTGSRDQAAQGALRFLVGGEADVVAAARGVFDAMGSALVHLGPVGSAATVKLANNYLCGVQAASLAEAVALFEKRGLDVEQAMSILTDGAPASPMVKAVGRRMLDRDYAPHFLVPLMAKDLGYAAQTMASAGIRSSIAEAARQRFLEADAAGEGHRDIAAIVEPLRRT from the coding sequence ATGACCAAGGAAAAAATAGCGGTCCTGGGCCTGGGCATCATGGGCTCGGGTATGGCGCGGCAGCTGCTGGCGGCCGGCTTCGACGTTACGGTGTGGAACCGCAGTCCAGGAAAGGCGGCACCCTTGACGCAGGCCGGCGCACGCGCCGCCGCCACGCCGGCCGAGGCGGTGGCGGATGCCGCAATCGTCGTCGCCATGCTTGCCGACGACAGCGTCTCGCGCGCGGTCTGGATGGGCGAGGGTGGGGCACTGGCGGCGATGGCACCGGGTGCGATCGCGATCGAATCCAGCACCCTGACCGGCGCCTGGATCGCGGACCTCGCGCAGGCGGCATCCGCGCGCGGCGTCCGCTTTCTCGAGGCGCCGGTGACCGGCAGCCGCGACCAGGCAGCGCAGGGCGCGCTCCGGTTCCTCGTCGGTGGGGAGGCCGATGTCGTCGCCGCGGCGCGCGGCGTCTTCGACGCGATGGGCAGCGCGCTCGTCCATCTGGGACCGGTCGGCAGCGCGGCGACCGTCAAGTTGGCGAACAATTATCTCTGCGGAGTCCAGGCGGCCTCCTTGGCCGAGGCGGTTGCCTTGTTCGAGAAGCGAGGGCTGGATGTCGAACAGGCCATGTCCATTCTGACCGACGGCGCGCCGGCCAGTCCGATGGTGAAGGCGGTTGGCCGCCGGATGCTCGACCGCGACTATGCCCCTCATTTCCTTGTGCCGTTGATGGCCAAGGACTTGGGCTATGCCGCGCAGACCATGGCCTCTGCCGGCATCCGGTCCTCCATCGCGGAGGCCGCACGGCAGCGGTTCCTGGAGGCGGATGCCGCAGGGGAAGGGCATCGAGATATCGCCGCGATCGTGGAGCCGCTCCGGAGGACGTGA
- a CDS encoding L-rhamnonate dehydratase, with product MKITEIRTRVVQWEGDTVPLPPHFCTNPMDLVSPLLTRETMGTFTFHGWLIVEIFTDQGLVGIGNAALAPLVTKQLIDLHLAPLLIGQNPWDSEFLWQHMYRKTMAFGRKGVAMVAISALDIAIWDLMGKAAKQPCYRLLGGRTKAKIPVYASRLYSIPLDALAEEAVRYKTQGYKAMKLRFGWGPVDGAEGMARNVELIRTVRDAVGDEIDVMADAYMGWSLDYAKRMMRLIEPYNLRWLEEAIIPDDINGYHELRRFGTTPIAAGEHEFTSYGFRQMIEAKALDYFQFDTNRVGGITAARKIQALAEAYSIPVVPHAGQMHNYHVVMASLNSPIAEYFPMVDVEVGNELFWYIFKGEPQAVDGHIDLDDDLPGLGLEIDEAALSRFKVIG from the coding sequence TTGAAGATCACCGAGATCCGTACGCGCGTCGTCCAGTGGGAAGGCGATACCGTGCCGTTGCCGCCGCATTTCTGCACCAATCCGATGGATCTCGTCTCGCCGCTGCTGACGCGCGAGACGATGGGGACCTTCACCTTCCATGGCTGGCTGATCGTGGAGATCTTCACCGACCAGGGCCTTGTCGGCATCGGCAACGCGGCGCTCGCCCCGCTGGTGACGAAGCAGCTGATCGACCTTCACCTCGCTCCGCTGCTGATCGGGCAGAACCCGTGGGACAGCGAGTTCCTGTGGCAGCACATGTACCGCAAGACGATGGCCTTCGGGCGCAAGGGCGTGGCGATGGTCGCCATCTCCGCGCTCGACATCGCCATCTGGGACCTGATGGGCAAGGCGGCGAAACAGCCCTGCTATCGCCTGCTGGGCGGCCGGACCAAGGCGAAGATCCCCGTCTACGCCAGCCGCCTCTATTCGATCCCGCTCGATGCGCTGGCCGAGGAGGCCGTCCGCTACAAGACCCAGGGCTACAAGGCGATGAAGCTGCGTTTCGGCTGGGGGCCGGTCGACGGCGCGGAGGGCATGGCCCGCAACGTCGAGCTGATCCGCACCGTGCGGGACGCCGTGGGCGACGAGATCGACGTCATGGCCGATGCCTATATGGGCTGGAGCCTCGACTATGCGAAGCGGATGATGCGCCTCATCGAGCCGTATAATCTCCGCTGGCTCGAAGAGGCGATCATCCCCGACGACATCAACGGCTATCATGAGCTGCGCCGCTTCGGCACCACGCCGATCGCGGCGGGCGAGCACGAGTTCACCAGCTACGGCTTCCGCCAGATGATCGAGGCGAAGGCGCTCGACTATTTCCAGTTCGACACCAACCGGGTGGGCGGCATCACCGCCGCACGCAAGATCCAGGCGCTGGCCGAGGCCTATTCCATCCCCGTTGTCCCTCACGCCGGGCAGATGCACAATTACCACGTCGTGATGGCCAGCCTGAATTCGCCGATCGCGGAATATTTCCCGATGGTCGACGTGGAGGTCGGCAACGAGCTGTTCTGGTATATCTTCAAGGGCGAGCCGCAGGCGGTGGACGGCCACATCGATCTGGACGATGATCTGCCGGGCCTGGGCCTCGAGATCGACGAAGCCGCCCTCTCGCGTTTCAAGGTGATCGGATGA
- a CDS encoding MFS transporter — protein MTRNEAGERLHAGRWAIAAMITVAIAISYLDRQTLPWAIKHIEADIPIGNQTKALLDSAFLATYGLMYLGGGWLLDRVGTRAGFLAIMIFWSLACASHGLAGGIAALVVSRLALGVGEGGGFPAATRAIAEWFAPRHRSAAMGLVNAGTALGAVAAPPLIAGILAYGHWFDLASWRWVFFITGGLGLAWALWWFLTYRTPPGEDAGDGPTDGPGPTVASLLSRREVRGIVGAKFLSDGAWYFYLFWLPKYLFEAHGFDLKQAATIGWIPYAASGVGSLCGGWLSSRLLSSGWSVDAARKIALGLSAACMPWVMLAPATASVAAVIAIFSLAFFGQQSWSTLVMTLPTDLVPRSALGRLAGLVGLGGAFGGIVMGQAAGWALDIGLGYAPVLVVAASLHVAAFALICLAIPRISQLDFTGKVLP, from the coding sequence ATGACGCGGAACGAGGCAGGAGAGCGGCTGCACGCGGGGCGCTGGGCGATCGCGGCGATGATCACCGTCGCCATCGCCATCAGCTACCTCGACCGCCAGACCCTGCCCTGGGCGATCAAGCATATCGAGGCCGACATCCCGATCGGCAACCAGACGAAAGCGCTCCTCGATTCCGCGTTCCTCGCGACCTATGGCCTCATGTACCTGGGGGGCGGCTGGCTGCTGGACCGGGTGGGGACGCGGGCCGGTTTCCTGGCGATCATGATCTTCTGGTCGCTCGCCTGCGCCAGCCACGGCCTGGCGGGCGGTATCGCGGCGCTGGTCGTCAGCCGTCTGGCGCTGGGCGTGGGGGAGGGCGGGGGCTTCCCGGCCGCGACCCGCGCCATCGCCGAATGGTTCGCGCCGCGGCATCGGTCGGCCGCGATGGGGCTGGTTAATGCCGGGACGGCGCTGGGTGCCGTGGCCGCGCCGCCGCTGATCGCCGGCATCCTGGCCTATGGCCATTGGTTCGACCTGGCGAGCTGGCGGTGGGTCTTCTTCATCACCGGGGGCCTTGGCCTCGCCTGGGCGCTCTGGTGGTTCCTGACCTATCGCACGCCGCCGGGAGAGGACGCGGGTGACGGCCCGACCGACGGGCCGGGGCCGACGGTCGCTTCGCTTCTATCGCGCCGCGAGGTGCGAGGCATCGTCGGCGCCAAGTTCCTGAGCGACGGCGCTTGGTATTTCTATCTCTTCTGGCTGCCCAAATATCTGTTCGAGGCCCATGGCTTCGACCTGAAGCAGGCGGCGACGATCGGCTGGATACCCTATGCGGCCTCGGGCGTGGGCAGCCTGTGCGGCGGCTGGCTGTCCAGCCGTCTGCTCTCCTCCGGCTGGTCGGTCGACGCCGCGCGCAAGATCGCGCTGGGGCTCAGCGCCGCCTGCATGCCCTGGGTGATGCTGGCGCCCGCCACCGCTTCCGTCGCGGCAGTGATCGCCATCTTCAGCCTCGCCTTCTTCGGCCAGCAGAGCTGGTCCACCCTCGTCATGACGCTGCCGACCGATCTCGTGCCGCGCAGTGCCTTGGGCCGCCTGGCCGGGCTGGTCGGCCTGGGCGGCGCGTTCGGCGGCATCGTCATGGGGCAGGCGGCGGGATGGGCGCTCGACATCGGGCTTGGCTATGCGCCGGTGCTGGTCGTCGCCGCCAGCCTGCACGTCGCCGCCTTCGCGCTCATCTGCCTTGCCATTCCTCGCATTTCGCAACTCGATTTCACCGGAAAGGTCCTGCCTTGA
- a CDS encoding GH39 family glycosyl hydrolase: MMISRVIASLSALMALPQMAQAQEERQVAISVDASKPAGELPPVWRFFGADEPNYATMKDGRKLLVELGELKKGEVFFRAHNLLSSGDGTPAFKWGSSNAYTETKDGKPVYDWRVLDGIIDTYLARGVRPYLQIGFMPEAMSSAPAGTPYQHSWRPGFSYNLIEGGWNYPPKDYAKWGELVYQWTLHNIERYGRAEVERWYFEVWNEPNGSSYWKGTPEEFYKMHDYAVDAVRRALPTARVGGPDVAGAGGAFMDGFLKHVSSGKNYATGRTGTPTDFLSFHAKGRPVFVDGHVRMGIATHLQEADRGFTKVLSIPSLATKPVVIGESDPEGCAACPGPQNAYRNGTMYSSYTAASFARIWELAERRKVNLEGVLSWSFEFEDQPWFAGYRQLSTNGVDLPVLNVFRMFARLGETKLATTNDAQIPLDQAMANGIQGEADIGSIATRTADGKVALLLWHYHDDDVAGPDARVRINLKGLKAVPAAATLWRVDGDHANAFTAWKKMGSPQSPNQDQYAQLEAASRMQAEDVAVTGGARGAATVDLRLPRQGVALLMLDAK; encoded by the coding sequence ATGATGATTTCGCGGGTGATCGCCTCCTTGTCGGCGCTGATGGCGCTGCCGCAGATGGCGCAGGCGCAAGAGGAACGACAGGTCGCGATCAGCGTGGACGCGAGCAAGCCGGCAGGCGAGCTGCCGCCCGTCTGGCGCTTCTTCGGCGCGGACGAGCCGAACTATGCGACGATGAAGGACGGCCGCAAATTGCTGGTCGAACTGGGGGAGTTGAAGAAGGGCGAGGTCTTCTTTCGTGCTCATAATCTGTTGAGCAGCGGCGACGGCACCCCCGCGTTCAAATGGGGCAGCAGCAACGCCTATACGGAAACGAAGGACGGCAAGCCGGTCTACGACTGGAGGGTGCTGGACGGCATCATCGACACCTACCTTGCGCGCGGAGTGCGGCCCTATCTGCAGATCGGCTTCATGCCGGAGGCCATGTCGAGCGCGCCGGCCGGGACGCCCTATCAGCATAGCTGGCGACCGGGCTTTTCCTATAATCTGATCGAGGGCGGCTGGAACTATCCGCCGAAGGATTACGCCAAGTGGGGCGAGCTCGTCTATCAATGGACGCTCCACAATATCGAGCGCTATGGCCGGGCCGAGGTCGAACGGTGGTATTTCGAGGTCTGGAACGAACCTAACGGATCGTCCTACTGGAAGGGGACGCCGGAGGAATTCTACAAGATGCATGACTATGCGGTCGATGCGGTGCGTCGTGCGCTGCCGACCGCACGGGTCGGAGGACCGGACGTCGCCGGGGCGGGCGGCGCCTTCATGGACGGCTTCCTGAAACATGTGTCGTCTGGGAAAAACTATGCGACGGGCCGGACCGGCACGCCCACGGACTTCCTGTCTTTCCACGCCAAGGGCAGGCCTGTCTTCGTCGACGGCCATGTTCGCATGGGGATCGCCACCCATTTGCAGGAGGCGGATCGCGGCTTCACCAAGGTGCTGTCGATCCCGTCGCTGGCGACCAAGCCGGTAGTCATCGGCGAAAGCGACCCGGAGGGCTGCGCCGCCTGTCCGGGACCGCAGAACGCCTATCGCAACGGCACCATGTATTCGAGCTACACCGCGGCCAGCTTCGCGCGCATCTGGGAACTGGCGGAGCGGCGGAAGGTCAATCTGGAAGGTGTCCTATCCTGGTCCTTCGAGTTCGAGGATCAGCCATGGTTCGCGGGCTATCGCCAACTGTCCACCAACGGTGTGGACTTGCCGGTGCTCAATGTCTTCCGCATGTTCGCCCGGCTGGGCGAAACGAAGCTCGCGACCACCAATGACGCCCAGATTCCGCTCGATCAGGCGATGGCGAACGGCATTCAGGGCGAGGCGGACATTGGGTCGATCGCCACGCGCACGGCGGACGGCAAGGTCGCGCTGCTGCTCTGGCACTATCATGACGACGATGTCGCGGGGCCGGACGCACGCGTGAGGATCAACCTGAAGGGCCTCAAGGCCGTACCCGCCGCCGCGACGCTGTGGCGTGTCGACGGCGACCATGCCAACGCCTTCACCGCCTGGAAGAAGATGGGGTCGCCCCAATCGCCCAACCAGGATCAATATGCGCAGCTCGAAGCCGCGTCGCGCATGCAGGCGGAGGATGTCGCCGTGACCGGCGGCGCGCGGGGGGCAGCGACGGTAGATCTGCGCCTGCCGCGTCAGGGCGTCGCCCTGCTGATGCTCGACGCGAAGTAA